In Sphingobacterium zeae, one genomic interval encodes:
- the cysD gene encoding sulfate adenylyltransferase subunit CysD gives MDYLDHLEAEAIYILREVAGQFEKPALLFSGGKDSITLVHLAKKAFRPGKFPFPLVHIDTGHNFPETITFRDSLIEDIGEKLIVGYVQDSIDQGKVVEQKGKNASRNALQTVTLLDTISKHGFDACIGGARRDEEKARAKERIFSVRDEFGQWDPKRQRPELWSIFNGKINKGENVRVFPISNWTELDVWNYIKREQIALPSIYFSHEREVITRNGQLMAAASFLNIDAEDVVERKSVRFRTVGDMTCTAAVDSTATELDDIIAEIKASTVSERGARMDDKVSEAAMEERKKQGYF, from the coding sequence ATGGACTATTTAGATCATTTAGAAGCGGAAGCAATATATATTTTAAGAGAGGTCGCCGGACAATTTGAAAAACCAGCGCTATTATTCTCTGGAGGCAAGGACTCCATTACACTGGTCCACTTGGCAAAAAAAGCATTTAGACCCGGTAAATTTCCATTTCCATTAGTTCACATTGACACTGGTCACAATTTCCCCGAAACAATCACTTTCAGGGATTCACTGATTGAGGATATAGGAGAAAAACTTATTGTTGGTTATGTTCAAGACAGCATTGATCAGGGGAAAGTCGTTGAACAAAAAGGAAAAAATGCAAGTCGCAACGCCTTGCAGACAGTTACCTTACTCGATACAATTTCGAAACATGGTTTTGATGCCTGTATCGGTGGCGCACGCCGGGACGAAGAAAAAGCCCGTGCTAAGGAAAGAATCTTCTCCGTGCGTGATGAATTTGGACAATGGGATCCGAAACGCCAAAGGCCTGAGCTGTGGAGCATCTTTAATGGCAAAATAAATAAAGGTGAAAATGTACGCGTGTTTCCCATTTCAAATTGGACCGAGCTCGATGTTTGGAATTATATTAAACGCGAACAGATTGCATTGCCATCTATCTATTTCAGCCATGAACGGGAAGTCATTACGCGCAATGGGCAATTGATGGCTGCCGCCTCATTCTTAAATATCGATGCAGAAGATGTCGTAGAACGCAAATCCGTACGTTTCAGAACGGTAGGCGACATGACTTGTACAGCAGCTGTAGATTCAACGGCAACGGAGTTAGATGATATTATCGCTGAAATCAAGGCCTCAACGGTAAGTGAGCGTGGCGCTAGAATGGACGACAAAGTATCGGAAGCAGCCATGGAAGAACGCAAAAAACAAGGATACTTTTAA
- a CDS encoding sulfate adenylyltransferase subunit 1 — MNILKFITAGSVDDGKSTLIGRLLYDTNSILDDQLEAIQRANRKNDDGTVDLAILTDGLKAEREQGITIDVAYKYFQTEHRKYIIADAPGHIQYTRNMVTGASNSDLIIILVDARKGVIEQTKRHSFIAKLLAMKQVLVCVNKMDMVDYSASVFEQIKADYLTLATNLGLKDIDFIPVSALKGDNIVHKSERMSWYAGESLLDYLENVEIHEQEAASWRFPVQWVVRPQTDDLHDYRGYAGRVLGEGLTVGDKVIVYPAETFSTVKAIELNGQQLQRAESGQSVIIHLSDDVDISRGDTIASVENPPKFERNIQANLCWFDNKPLDTDQIYLVQSHSKLTKVKIVDVLYKFDINTQEKIYHDPIKLNDIGRIAIKSAENLVFDLQQENAANSQAIVIDPRTNLTVGALMIQAVD; from the coding sequence ATGAATATATTGAAATTTATAACGGCCGGTTCTGTAGATGATGGTAAAAGTACCTTGATTGGCCGATTACTTTACGACACAAACTCCATTTTGGACGACCAATTGGAAGCTATACAACGTGCCAACCGAAAAAATGACGATGGCACGGTAGACTTGGCTATATTGACGGATGGACTTAAAGCTGAACGTGAACAAGGCATAACAATTGACGTAGCCTATAAGTATTTCCAGACTGAACACCGAAAATATATTATAGCCGATGCTCCAGGACATATCCAATACACCAGAAACATGGTCACTGGCGCTTCCAATTCGGATCTTATAATCATTTTGGTTGACGCACGTAAAGGCGTAATAGAGCAAACAAAACGCCATTCGTTTATTGCTAAATTACTGGCGATGAAGCAGGTACTTGTCTGTGTCAACAAGATGGATATGGTCGATTATAGCGCTTCTGTTTTCGAACAGATCAAAGCCGATTATTTAACATTAGCGACCAATCTCGGACTTAAGGATATTGATTTCATACCAGTTTCAGCCTTAAAAGGAGACAATATTGTCCATAAGTCCGAAAGAATGAGTTGGTATGCAGGCGAATCTTTATTGGATTACCTGGAAAATGTGGAAATTCACGAACAGGAAGCGGCCAGTTGGAGGTTTCCCGTCCAATGGGTTGTACGGCCGCAAACCGATGATTTACACGACTATAGAGGTTATGCAGGCCGCGTACTAGGAGAGGGCCTGACGGTTGGTGACAAGGTTATCGTTTATCCAGCAGAAACTTTTAGCACAGTAAAAGCCATCGAATTAAACGGGCAACAACTTCAACGGGCTGAAAGTGGACAATCGGTCATTATCCATCTCAGCGATGATGTCGACATTAGCCGTGGTGACACAATTGCCAGCGTGGAAAACCCACCAAAATTCGAACGTAATATCCAAGCAAATTTGTGCTGGTTTGACAACAAACCTTTGGATACGGATCAAATTTACCTCGTTCAAAGTCACAGCAAATTAACCAAGGTTAAGATCGTAGATGTGTTATACAAATTTGATATCAATACACAGGAAAAAATATATCATGACCCGATCAAACTAAATGATATCGGTCGAATAGCCATTAAATCTGCTGAGAATCTGGTATTTGATTTACAACAGGAAAATGCCGCAAATTCTCAAGCCATTGTTATTGATCCACGCACAAATTTAACAGTCGGCGCATTGATGATCCAAGCTGTAGACTAA